A window of Ficedula albicollis isolate OC2 chromosome 19, FicAlb1.5, whole genome shotgun sequence genomic DNA:
TTTAACAAATATTCACTGTTCCAGAAAAACAGTGAGACTTCTTGGGATGCATGTTACAAAATCTTACCCTTTGCTGTGGCTACATGAATTAAAACAAAGCCAAGCCTCAGCATCCATAGGTACTCCTTGCAGACTGTTCTCTGACTGCAGGGCTCTTTCCCACTGTTTTCCATCAAAACTTTAATTTGGATTCTGTATGGAGGAGTGGAAGACTCACAGTCTGCCAGCACACACCCCcaaataatattgaaaaaaagaattgaagataaaaaaatcacaggcaGATGAGCTTGCAGCAGGTTTGCAGTGGGACAGTCACGCTGTAGCCACGGAACCAAAACGTTTCTGTTtgaggcacagcagctcagccccaaaACCTCAGCCTGAATCTCCCTGAGAAAGCAGGCAGCAAAGGGAATCCACGACTGAGGGAGGCAGCTGGATGTGGGCCAGGCTGCCAGTGCAGCCCTCCCACCTGCAGGGCCTCCAGGCGCAGGGGACACGGCTCGTAGACGCTGCCCAGCGACGGGAAGGCGGCGTCGCTGTCGGAGCAGGaatcctccctgggcaggacGATGATGGAGACACACAggtgcagcagccagcagggctctgcagggccacACCCTGCTGGGCTGTCCAGAGGGTttgcccctgcccagggcagggctttCCTCCACTGCTCGCAGGAGCTGAAGCGCCGAGGGGTTGTGCTGCCGCTGCTGTtcagccctgaggagctgggctgctgcaggagcagctgcacctCTGGCAAAGGTGCCTGGACAGAAACTATTGCCCCCAACAATGTGAGGCTGGAAACTCGAACATTAACATCTGCAAGAGACAATatggggagaagaaaaagcaaaaaatgcttCATTAGAACCTCACTGATGGCCCAGCATCCTCCATCAGCCCTTTTTTAGACAAGGCAGGTTATAACATATAAACACTCACTGCTACTGAATTATGAATTTATGGAGCACAGAGGATGAATATAACTGAGAGAGAATGCAAACCTTTGTGAGAGATGTAGGGCTTGATCTGGTTCCACACCCTGGTAAGCAGCCCAGGCTTCAATCGACTGTAGGGTGCATTGGAAACCAAGTTTGCAAGgcactgaaacacagagaaaggtGCTGGTTACAATGTCAGCCTGGCCTCCAACAGGTTTTAAATTTGTAATTTAGGTCACTCAGGCAGCTCATTATCTGAGGGCACctgaaaaaaacaccccaatTATCTGTTGTGTGAACACGGGATACAAACTCAGCTCCTAAGAACAAGGATTTAACTACTGTGAGGTGGCATGAAGACCAAGGAATTTTGACAGCCTATGGAAGGACTTGTCAATTTGGATTCCAGTTTTAAAGTCAATGTAAGTCTTCAAAATCATTTTATAGGTTCATTGAGCTCCAAATGGactaaagaaatgcagaaaaaagagaattatgCTGAAAAGAAACCTCAAGACTCTGGATGGAACTCTGAggaacctggtctagtggaaggtgtccctgtccacaACAGGGGATTGAAacaaggtgatctttaaggttccttccaacccaaacccaattctgtgattccatgattctgcaGGATGGCTCAGCAATGAAGTCTTGTGAGAAGACAAGGGTCTGTTTCTCACCACCATCACCTCACTCCTCCACAGCCATTCTGTGCAATCTTTATTCAGGACTCAATCTGGGGAGCAGTGTCAGCCCCTGGGAGCATGTGGCACATGTGCAGTGCAGGTACCTTGACTATCTGTGTCAGTGTCTGGGAGGAGGACTCAGCcaccagggccagcagcaggcagcgGTGCAGCTCCCGGATGCTGGAAGCAATGGTGACAGAGAAGGGAGTAAAGGCTCTCTTGTGGTCATTGGCATCTTCAGCCACGGAGAGGAACTGCTTAGAACCTTCCAGAAAGGCTGAGAGGACTTGAAGAGCACAGGCACGAGTctgaaatgataaaatatttgtgataTCTTTTAACACCTCCTTTGAGCAGgaggagaattttaaaatacattaaatcttctctagaaagagaaaattcaacCATCTTATTTTCACAACTTTAAGCAATACAGAACCAATCCTTTGTTTGCTATTTCTTGGGCAGTAGCCAAATACTTACTGAAGGCCAGAGAAGACAACTCCCAAGATTAACAGGGGAACACAGAACAACTTTTGTACTCAGAAGCGCCTCACCTTTGGAGAAGGGTCCTTTAGAGCAATAGTCATCAGGGACACAGACTGGGGGCTGCCAATACCAGGGGCATCAGGAACAAATGCTGACCAGTAGCCATACAGAACTCTCTTTTCTATGGACTTTATAGTGGAGAGGAAACAGGCCAGGGCCCCTTGGCGAACATTGGCTTGGTAAGACcttaaacacaaacaaaaagattAATGAAAACAGCAGGGACAAGGCATGGACTCCACCTCTTTCATGTGTATTAGTGGCTGGCTGTGAGAGGAAATCTTTTAGACcaagaacaggaaaaggaagaacaaattGACTTCCAAACCAACACAAATTACTGTCTTCCAATTTCCTTGTATCATCTCATAAATCAAAAGGGAAAGTAATTTCCTCAGCAGTTTTGATTAAGAACAAAGGGTGGTGTGGAAGTGTTTTATGGACCCCgtgtttctgtgcctgtgtgcacaACAATCACCTCACTTTGCTCTGGATTCCACCTTCGGTGTCGGAATACTCCGACTCGCTGCTGCTGATGCGTGTGCAGCCCgtggggaggggcaggggctccttcccagcacccGCATCCCACACACGGGGCCGAGGGTCCGGGCAAGGGCTGCCCTGCACATCCCCCAAGTGCAACTTCAGCAtgtctgctcccagcactgactcatttcctgcatctcctgagtcttctcttccttcttctccaaaCTCTCCcttcttttgtttccctttgcaCTTTTTTCTTCGGCTCTAAgataaaaaattgatttttcttagTCAATACTTAATGAATAGATAAATGCAGTTACATGACTCTGCAATACTCTACACACAGGAACAGTCACTCTTTAGTACCTGAGCtcttaaattctgctttttagcAGCAACAGTCACACAATTTCAATAATACTTAAGTAGACAGTTTATAACTGAATAGTCTCAAAAACTAAGCTTTAGTTTCTTCATCGGTAAAGAAAAATAGATCCAAGGAAACTTTAAGCTAAAAATCTTGTTCTTTAATCACTTTTGTGTGAAATAACACAAAATACTTCTGTAGTTCCTTTAGATTTACAGTAGGGAACATTAACTATTCTTTCTTTCCAGcacctaaaaataaacaagtcaACAGGACTAGATAACTTTATTTTCCCTAATGTTTTTCAGATAATCAGTAATCCAAAGTATTTAcaggtttaaaaaataacctGTAGAAGAATTAAGCAGAACAGATGGGGCAAGAAATCAGTCTTAAATGAACTTGACTTCCCTAAGAAAGAGTCAAACAATTGTGCAAGTGTTAGGAGAGAAAACGTGACTTATAAAATCAAAAGCTTTGGAGAGTCTGCACGCATCAGTCCCATGCCTAGAGGCCAGGAATTCTTGGCTATGGATGAATAATTGTTGCACAGAGCTTAGCTGAGGAAAGCCAAGCCCTGCAGAGCGATTTGTTCGTGTCACCTGAGttcccaaagcagagcagaatttATAATCATCACCTTTGAAGCAAAGAATTAAATGTACCACATGCCCAGGACATGAAGAGCCACCAATATCACAACAGGTAAGATACAAGCACAACAAACAGGCTGGAGAatcaggagcagctcagcttaCCCCTGTCTGCTTAGAGGTGGCTGGTTCTGACTGCTCCTGCTTGACAGGTGACCTTTTATCATACTGAGGCAAAGGAGCAGGGTACAGGGCTGTGGGCACCTCTATGCTCAGTCCTGGCAGCCCATGGAACATGCATTTCTGCAACAGGAACACAAATGTTAGAGTTCTGTGCTGTTATTCACTCGGGTGAATTCACCAATTTTCAGCTGTGCTCCTTCCCCCAGGTCTTTCCCCAAAAAGCCCCAAGCCTCCCATCTTCCTCTCACACTCTGCTGTGGGGAGTGCAGTGAAGATGCtgtgagaaaaaacaaatatatttttctttagtatCTCACACTCCATTTCCCCCCACTCTCAGGCTTCTCTGCTCCCTCTAACTCATCTTCTACAGTTTCTCACTTAACAGCACCTGGAACCTCCCAGTGTCTGCCTCTCTCTCCAGGTGGATTTAAGGATTTACCTTTAACACTGCCAGAAGAACTCCAATTTGGTCTGTTTGCATCAGTTTCATCTTCCCACCGTTGAGAAGTGACTGGACACCTTTCAGTGCACTTTGCagcaactgaaaacaaataattacttacttttccttcccaaaaacTGGAGGTTCACATCTTTCAAGTAATTTTCTAGGCAATGACAGTTCTGCTCAATTGGGACAGTAATATGATAAATTATAGACTATTATAGCAAAACCTTAATTGAAAACATTCCAAATTCCACATATTCCAGCAGCACAATCTCCTAATTGGAGTATTTTAGACAATTAGGCTCACCATGCAAAAAGTGATGTCATCCACATCAGGGGTTTTTGAAGACTGCAGAACACCCAGGAAAGTTTGAAAACAGACACTTCTGTAGGACTCATCCAGGTATGGCTGTCCAGGGACACTAAAATTACAGCAGGAGGTTGCTTTACAGTCTGTGCACAGGTTCATAAAGTTACACCAAGTCCCACCCAAACCCTCTGCtagcctgcagagccccagctggaTGGATGGCTGATTGAAAGGGGCCAGCTCTACCATACAGAGGACAAAAGAAAACCTTCTGCACaaataaacagcttttcttttcttccctaaaCTAATCTCTGTAACATTATCTCTGGAAAACTGAGAATTTACGGTTTTATGCACAGATATCTTGGAACATTAAAGCTCTGCATTTCAAATTCATGCACCTACACCTTGCTGGCAGATGTACTTTCTAACCCCCCTGAAAAGGTTTGTACACACCTGAGACACAGGTTTGCCATGCTGCGCACAGCTGCCCTCCTGAGCTCCACATCTGGCTGGCCAGGGTCactgaactgcagcaggagcccccccTTGCCCAGCAGGTCTGGGAGATACTGAAAACAAGCCAACAATGACAATGACAAAAGTCATTAGGGGTCAGTGCTCCTCCCTCAGCCTCCTGGGTCTTGCGTTTGGGGGCTAAACATCAGGAGAGGtggctggagcctggctggaCATCAGGTGCCACCAAAACTGCTCCTCAgatgggcaggggagggaaaataTAAGGAAAGGTTCAggagttgagataaggacaagGAGAGGTCACTCACTGATAAACACCATGGGCAGAGCAAACCTGACTTAGTGAAACTAGttgaatttattaccaatccaaaaatcaaagcacaataatgagaagtaaaacaaacCCTAAAAATAGTCAGCTGCAATTTCAGATTCCAGAGACAGATTTATAGAAAATCTTAATTCCTTAAGTCCTCTTATTTTGTATTAAgaaaggacagagctgagcacagctcagctgtgtccCAGTTTATGCTCTCTTCCCAGACATGAAGCCAAGCTAGGAACAACTGCTGCACCAAACTGCTGCCACTACACAGGCTACAAGCCCACACAAGCTGGCAGCTCCCAAACTGTGAGCATCACCACCCCATGCTCAGCCCAACAGCAGAGACTGCTTTGcgagctgctgacagcaggagGATTCAGCATTTCAAACACTGTCAGCTGCAGCAACAAGGAGCTTCACACAGGATTGATACTCGAGAGCCTCTGCTTTGAAAGAGCACCCAGCTGAAGCCCTGATCTGGTTACAGGATGCATTTCAGCAtcctcactgcagcctggggagtGAAGTGCAATTTGAGGCTCCCTGTGGTCTTCCTGCCTAAGGCACAGGGTGGTTGGTCTGCAGGCTAAGCCTGTGCCCTTATTTAATGGTGATCCCTGCAGGTACAGAGTATTCCACATGAGAATCATAATTGTTAATAAATACAACTGAAATTCAACTTTCCCATAAATATCAGCCACTATTTAAGGGGGATCTAATCTTAGCATGAAAGGTAACATAATTTGAgaacttttttattctttatctcaggaaaaaaaataaagtagaaacAGTAGTGGTGCAAATACGGGATCTAATCTTAGCATGAAAGGTAACATAAAGTAGAAACAGTAGTggtgcaaatatttttgttgttacttTCTCTCAGTTTGTAAACTCACCTTCTGACACTTAGGCCCATTATTGTAAACAAGAGCTGCTAAGGCTTGCAGAATTTCAACATGTgtccaggagctgcactgcctCAGAGCAGAGATGCAGTAGGAGAGAAGGAAATTCAAGTTCTGCTCATCAACCATCACCTGCCATAAAAGAAAAGGTCAAGATAAACATCACCTTGTACTGCTGCTGTCAATAAAAAATTGTGACCAGAGAAATTGGTCACAGATCCAGTGATCTGGCTGTTAAAATTACACACAGGCAGAGAACACATCTGACAAGAAATGGATAAATCTGTACAAGTGTtctaaaaccaaaaatatttcccGTGGTGAATCACTTCTGAGTTAGAGCTGGTTTCATGAGGAACCATGCTTGAACCAGATCAGAGCCTCAGCTacccaaaaataaataatagagCGAAAATCCAGGAAAGTCTGCCTGAAGGTTGGTTCCACAGCCCTGGAAGAAGGCAGTGTTCACTGGCTTAttgagggacaggagggacatggcCAAACTCTTCCTACCTGATATCTGTTGAGTAAGTGATGGATAAGCTGACAGACTTTGCTGACAAGATGCTCCTGATCAAGGGGAACCAGCTGACAGCCTTGGacaagcacagcacaaacaTCCTGCAAGAGAAAGCCTCAGTTTATTATTTAGGGACGACAAAGACAATAATAGTGGCTCAAGAAAAATGCCAAGTTAGATCAAGGAATAGAAGAGCACTGTCCAAAAATCAGTTAATTCCAAAATGCAAAGTAAGCctgctttggaaataaaatcGAGAGAAACCAGTATAATAATGAAGCACTGAGCTGCCGATGGAGCAGCAGCCATGCTGCCCATCGAGAGTGCTCAGTTTTGAAGGCCTTGCTTTAAGGcttaaaaagttattatttttccaaCATCAGACTTTGAAAATTGCCGAGTCCCACCGTATCTGCACCcggcagctctggcacagggcagcagagcccagagtcACCAAGGAGACGGAGAAGGGCCGGGGGTGGAACCTCTGGGGCTCCCGAGGGGACACGCGGGGGTGGCACAGCGGGACAaaccccgccccccccccccccccccccccccccccccccccccccccccccccccccccccccccccccccccccccccccccccccccccccccccccccccccccccccccccccccccccccccccccccccccccccccccccccccccccccccccccccccccccccccccccccccccccccccccccccccccccccccccccccccccccccccccccccccccccccccccccccccccccccccccccccccccccccccccccccccccccccccccccccccccccccccccccccccccccccccccccccccccccccccccccccccccccccccccccccccccccccccccccccccccccccccccccccccccccccccccccccccccccccccccccccccccccccccccccccccccccccccccccccccccccccccccccccccccccccccccccccccccccccccccccccccccccccccccccccccccccccccccccccccccccccccccccccccccccccccccccccccccccccccccccccccccccccccccccccccccccccccccccccccccccccccccccccccccccccccccccccccccccccccccccccccccccccccccccccccccccccccccccccccccccccccccccccccccccccccccccccccccccccccccccccccccccccccccccccccccccccccccccccccccccccccccccccccccccccccccccccccccccccccccccccccccccccccccccccccccccccccccccccccccccccccccccccccccccccccccccccccccccccccccccccccccccccccccccccccccccccccccccccccccccccccccccccccccccccccccccccccccccccccccccccccccccccccccccccccccccccccccccccccccccccccccccccccccccccccccccccccccccccccccccccccccccccccccccccccccccccccccccccccccccccccccccccccccccccccccccccccccccccccccccccccccccccccccccccccccccccccccccccccccccccccccccccccccccccccccccccccccccccccccccccccccccccccccccccccccccccccccccccccccccccccccccccccccccccccccccccccccccccccccccccccccccccccccccccccccccccccccccccccccccccccccccccccccccccccccccccccccccccccccccccccccccccgtgcccgCCCGCCTGTGGGAGCGCGGAGCAGCGGCGAGTCACCCGGGCTgcgggagctgctggagagcgCCCGGCGTCACTGAGCCTTGTCCCCAAGCGCCACATCCATGCGGCTTTTAAATCCCGCCGGGGATGGGGATTTCACTTGTGCCAGGGGTGGACAAGCTGTTCCATGAAGAAATGTTGCTGTCCAGTCTGAAGCTGTGGTGGTGTGGAGGATGAGAGGGTATAAGCCAAAATCAGGGTTGCTGTGCAGTAACAGGCTGCTCATGTGCCATAACCCTGTCCCAGACAGGAACGTtctgccagcacacagcactggggacactgggaccaGCGGCTGTGAACAGGAACCTGCTCCCCTTAAAGTCATTAATCCAGATGGGATCTGCATCTCGCCAGCGTTAACATCTCTGATGGGGAACACCAAATTAACCGTGGGGCTGCTGCTATTGGCCATGACAGGATCTGGAGAGCCCTGGATGACGGGGACATGCTCTGGAGCCAagtgctcctgccctgctgcacctgggctgctgccaacccagacacagcactggggaggaACAGCAGGGCTCCAGACAAATGGGGGACACGGTGCCTTTCCCTTCCATGTCATGTCCAGGCAAAGCCTTACCTCTGGTTCACCCTCCTTATCCACCTTGAGGAGGAAAAGTACGTTCTGTGCCACCGGTGCTGTGGCCTCGCTGTCCTTCTgcaccctgggctggctggTTCTGGGTAATTGCTCTGCTCCTTGCCTTTATCGTTCCATTTatcctgtgctgtttgctcctCAAAAGTCCCAAAGGCCTCTGAGGGAGACACAGCGCAGAGACAGCCCCAGGCATGTTATTATTGTGCAGGGATGATCTTCATAGAATGgcagaatatcctgagctggaaggatcATCAGAGTCCTGAGAGATTTTAgagagctctgtgccagcccagcccggaCGTtgctccagggagagcagctgcttgAGATCCTGGGAGGCAGTGTGAAAAAAGTGATGTGGCCACCTTCACTATTGATTGGAGATTTCAAACCCAGCAGTGTCAGTGTTGCCTCCCCAACTTCTCCACTCTGCATAATTCCTACCAAAACCACACTCAGGGagctttttcagttttgtttcttttgtcacaattttattttgtgatttattacttttaaaacttcttaatacatatttaaagctctttcttttttttttaatggtgctGAAATATGCATTCTGACAACAGCCCCTGCTTTGTGAGGCCCCAGTAAATCCATGACTGACAGTGTCCCATGGGTTGTaaagcagcaaagccagctGAGAGCTGGGTTAGAACACTGTGGATTTGGGGAGTAACTCCACTGAAGCCAGTGATGTTACACCAAGACACATTTTGCCAGTGCTTGGCAATATTCTGGGTTTACTCACCCCTCCAAATCCCCCAAGTGAAGCATTCAGCAGTGGCCAGGAGGGAAAACAGCACAAGTCCTCCACTGTTAAACGTGCACTGCTACTATCATGCAAATCCATCTGGTTCAGCAGCTCTAAGCAGACTTCAAAGGACAGAGAAGTCATTAGAATCacagttcaaagaaaaaagtgagCAGCTGGTCTAGGCCATCTGGTAGGGGACATAAAATGGTCTCTTTCTTCTCCAGTCAGTCTatgaaattttcattaattgtAGGAACATCTTCCAACATTAACCAATATCATATTGTTAAAAATGTAAGTCTTAATAAATCATCAAAAGTGATGTCTTAGGGAAGCAAGGAAGCTGCAGTCTGCTGGGGTCTTCCCTCTGCAGTAAGACACCAGGCCATAATTACAATTTGAAGTTggtgttttcaaagcaaattagTGGGAATTAGATCCCTCAGCTCCTTTGAAGGCCTCAGGGAAGAATGTGGACAGGGTGGTTCCCTAGGCTGCAAAGGAATCTCCTTTTCTATTGATTTCAGGAGCCACTTCTGGCTTAAAAAAGTGGAGAAAGtgtcctccctgggctgcatgCTTGGGCTGGATCCCAGTAGCTGGGATAGGGGCCCACCCCAGCACACCTGAGCCCCAGAAGGACGAGGGGAAGCTTGAAcacccccccagctccctgcacccccagcagACACCCCATGCAAGAGGAATTGCAGCTCTGGTGgggtgagcacagcacagcagaatcCTGCATTAGCTGCTCTGATCTCAGGATCCCCCGGAGCTCCTGGAAATTGATATTCCTGTTGAATATATGGATGACTTCCTTGAAATTCAGGCAGGTGGTTTGAAAATGCAAGGATAGTGACAGCTGCCATGGGGAAGCCAAACTGAACAGgagccc
This region includes:
- the HEATR6 gene encoding HEAT repeat-containing protein 6, with the protein product MVDEQNLNFLLSYCISALRQCSSWTHVEILQALAALVYNNGPKCQKYLPDLLGKGGLLLQFSDPGQPDVELRRAAVRSMANLCLSVPGQPYLDESYRSVCFQTFLGVLQSSKTPDVDDITFCMLLQSALKGVQSLLNGGKMKLMQTDQIGVLLAVLKKCMFHGLPGLSIEVPTALYPAPLPQYDKRSPVKQEQSEPATSKQTGSRRKKCKGKQKKGEFGEEGREDSGDAGNESVLGADMLKLHLGDVQGSPCPDPRPRVWDAGAGKEPLPLPTGCTRISSSESEYSDTEGGIQSKVRSYQANVRQGALACFLSTIKSIEKRVLYGYWSAFVPDAPGIGSPQSVSLMTIALKDPSPKTRACALQVLSAFLEGSKQFLSVAEDANDHKRAFTPFSVTIASSIRELHRCLLLALVAESSSQTLTQIVKCLANLVSNAPYSRLKPGLLTRVWNQIKPYISHKDVNVRVSSLTLLGAIVSVQAPLPEVQLLLQQPSSSGLNSSGSTTPRRFSSCEQWRKALPWAGANPLDSPAGCGPAEPCWLLHLCVSIIVLPREDSCSDSDAAFPSLGSVYEPCPLRLEALQVLALLVKGYFPMAQSYFLELGEVACRCMEEMDPSIQLHGAKLLEELGTGVLQQHKPDSPTAPEQRVPVSMVVTFWTMMLNGPLPGTLQNSPHATLQTSACDALSSILPEAFSLLQGDQQILCVTLLLGLNHSENPLVKAAAARALGVYILFPCLRQDVMFVADTANAILNSLHDKSPNVRAKAAWSLGNLTDTLIINMETMGQSFQEELSDLLLLKLLRSATEASKDRDKVKSNAVRALGNVLHFLQPCHVGNPRFREAIEESLQALIATVASEATMKVRWNACYALGNVFKNPALPLGEAPWARQAFSALSSVVKSCKNFKVRIKSAMALSIPSKRECYGSTEQFCQIWSALVVALQRSEDTEDFLEFKYSSSLRTQICQALLHLLQLARSTDLPLIGGSLREHGEHIKPHVLQYLRCSGEESETGAHTDLGERERGVQGAIEHLSGIERELQGKARVRVSLYLEDVLTDHTNATELTEA